The following coding sequences lie in one Sporocytophaga myxococcoides DSM 11118 genomic window:
- a CDS encoding T9SS type A sorting domain-containing protein, which yields MKKPLLNYHYNRVLALFNKLQLRFNKNFSTGRFKELSKQKQFKLLRRLEKLKLQLSRIENKLKYGSLALAATAGISLTTTESSSQTLPAGTEFRVNTYTTGTQMYAKTAMDSDGDFVVTWASRGQDTPTEYGIYAQRYNAQGVAQGAEFIVNTYTPGRQSNPAIAMDDNGNFVIVWTSSGQDGNSGGVFGQRFNAAGQAIGSEFQVNTTTTGNQYSSSVAMDSDGDFAVTWSSPNDADPSYGVYARCFDATGAAKTGEIHVNTYTTGVQRFSTIAMDNDGDFVVAWQSDQDGSSYGIYGQRFNANGVPQGAEFRANTITDNSQKSVSVAMDQDGDFVMAWQGSGQDGSGDGIFAQRFNANGVAQGTEFRANTYITASQTFPSVAMNDNEFVISWTSFGQDGSDNGIYAQRFNSAGITQGEEFKVNTYTTGSQNTPSVAIDNDNDFIIAWTSADQDGSANGVYAQRFEANKAPSGIALSENTVNENVATNTTVGTFTTEDVNINNTFTYTLAVGTGDTDNASFTIADDKLQIKVSSNFETKNSYSIRVRSTDQGGLSFEKAFTVSITNVNEAPTDLSFSSTTVDENVPLDTEVGTFTTTDADAEDTFIYSLVEGTGSDNNTSFAIVGNKLLVKESPDFETMDGFSIRVRSTDQKGLSFEEVFTININNVNEAPIDFYISSTTLDENVPANSVVGTLATTDVDETDNFKYTLAVGAGDDDNSSFSIVGDKLQIVESPDFETKDIYTIRVRSTDQGGLSLERIFDITIENVEETGIADKNEFSSAIQLYPNPAKETVMMNLEGSVTVRILDLSGHVVRRNQVNNQIISLEGLTAGIYMLEFSQDGKIGMKKLVIE from the coding sequence ATGAAAAAACCTCTACTTAACTATCACTACAATCGCGTACTGGCTTTATTCAATAAGCTGCAACTACGATTTAACAAAAATTTTTCTACAGGAAGATTCAAAGAACTTAGCAAGCAAAAGCAATTCAAACTTCTAAGAAGATTGGAAAAATTAAAATTGCAATTATCAAGAATCGAAAACAAATTAAAATATGGAAGCCTGGCATTGGCAGCTACTGCCGGTATCAGTCTGACAACAACAGAATCTTCATCTCAGACTCTGCCTGCAGGTACTGAATTCAGAGTAAATACATACACCACTGGTACCCAAATGTATGCCAAAACAGCCATGGATAGCGATGGTGACTTTGTTGTTACCTGGGCAAGCAGAGGGCAAGATACCCCTACAGAATATGGTATTTATGCTCAAAGATATAACGCTCAAGGAGTGGCCCAGGGAGCAGAGTTTATAGTAAACACTTACACTCCTGGCAGACAGAGCAATCCGGCAATAGCCATGGACGATAATGGTAATTTTGTAATTGTCTGGACAAGTAGTGGTCAGGATGGAAATTCAGGAGGGGTATTTGGACAAAGATTCAATGCAGCTGGACAAGCTATCGGATCTGAGTTTCAGGTAAATACTACTACAACTGGGAACCAATATTCGTCATCTGTAGCTATGGATAGTGATGGGGACTTTGCTGTTACGTGGAGTAGTCCTAATGATGCAGATCCTTCGTATGGAGTTTATGCAAGGTGTTTTGATGCCACAGGAGCTGCTAAAACTGGTGAGATACATGTTAACACTTACACAACAGGAGTTCAACGATTCTCAACTATCGCAATGGACAATGATGGGGATTTCGTCGTTGCTTGGCAAAGCGATCAAGATGGTAGTTCCTATGGTATATATGGTCAAAGATTTAACGCCAATGGAGTTCCTCAGGGAGCTGAATTCAGAGCAAATACAATTACCGATAATAGCCAAAAGTCAGTTTCAGTAGCAATGGATCAGGATGGAGATTTTGTAATGGCATGGCAAGGTAGTGGACAGGATGGAAGCGGTGATGGAATTTTTGCTCAAAGATTTAATGCTAATGGAGTTGCACAGGGAACTGAATTCAGAGCTAACACTTACATTACAGCCTCACAAACATTTCCATCAGTTGCAATGAACGATAATGAATTTGTAATTTCCTGGACTAGCTTTGGTCAGGATGGAAGTGATAATGGAATTTATGCTCAACGCTTTAATTCTGCAGGCATCACCCAGGGAGAAGAATTCAAAGTTAATACTTACACGACAGGTTCACAAAACACTCCTTCTGTCGCAATTGATAATGATAATGACTTTATCATTGCCTGGACCAGTGCCGATCAGGATGGTAGCGCAAATGGAGTATATGCTCAAAGATTTGAGGCAAATAAAGCTCCTTCAGGTATTGCTCTTAGCGAAAACACTGTAAATGAAAACGTAGCAACCAATACAACTGTTGGCACATTTACAACTGAAGATGTTAATATTAACAACACTTTCACTTATACACTGGCAGTTGGTACAGGTGATACAGACAATGCATCATTTACAATTGCAGATGATAAACTTCAAATTAAAGTAAGTTCTAATTTTGAAACAAAGAATAGCTATAGCATCCGTGTGCGTTCTACTGATCAGGGAGGATTGAGTTTTGAAAAAGCATTCACAGTAAGCATTACTAATGTAAACGAAGCTCCAACGGATCTCTCTTTTAGTTCAACTACAGTTGACGAAAATGTTCCTTTAGATACAGAAGTTGGAACATTCACAACTACTGATGCGGATGCTGAAGACACATTTATATATTCGTTAGTTGAAGGAACCGGAAGCGATAACAATACTTCATTTGCTATCGTTGGAAATAAGCTACTGGTAAAAGAAAGTCCTGATTTTGAAACAATGGATGGCTTCAGTATACGCGTGCGTTCAACAGATCAAAAAGGGTTAAGCTTTGAAGAAGTATTTACCATTAATATTAATAATGTAAACGAAGCTCCAATTGATTTTTACATAAGCTCAACAACTCTTGATGAAAATGTGCCTGCCAATTCAGTAGTTGGTACTTTGGCAACAACTGATGTTGATGAGACGGACAATTTCAAATATACACTTGCTGTGGGTGCTGGTGATGATGATAATTCATCTTTTAGTATAGTGGGAGACAAATTACAAATTGTTGAAAGTCCTGATTTTGAAACGAAGGATATTTATACTATTCGGGTAAGATCAACGGATCAGGGAGGATTAAGCTTGGAAAGGATTTTTGACATTACTATAGAAAATGTTGAGGAAACCGGAATTGCTGACAAAAACGAATTCTCTTCTGCTATTCAGTTGTACCCTAACCCTGCGAAAGAAACGGTGATGATGAATCTGGAAGGATCTGTAACGGTTCGCATACTGGATCTTTCAGGACATGTTGTAAGACGAAATCAAGTGAATAATCAGATCATCAGTCTTGAAGGACTTACTGCCGGAATTTACATGCTTGAATTCTCTCAGGATGGAAAGATCGGAATGAAAAAGCTTGTAATTGAATAG
- a CDS encoding TIGR03032 family protein codes for MNTQSLPPFSCSISSNVPELLWNLKGTLAITTYQAGKLIFISSINNKEIIQLPRQFNKAMGLAVHQNKLAVATQYEVQVLANSNDLARNYGTKPGSYDGLYLPRATYYSGEIDLHDMAWGNEGLWAVNTRFSCLSLINEDYSFKSKWIPSFITDLTPDDRCHLNGMAMDKGKPKYVTALGTTNSPKAWRSNVLNGGVLIDVESKEIIVKGLPMPHSPRLYDGKLYALCSATGELICIDTSTGKYDVVTKLNGFLRGMCKKDDILFIGLSKIRQTSSTFRDLPITREPLSCGIAAIHLPTGNKIGYINYENSVEEIYDVQFLEDLRRPAILNTLREEHRRALVTETNSFWSIND; via the coding sequence ATGAACACACAGTCTTTGCCACCATTCTCCTGCTCGATTTCTTCAAACGTTCCGGAACTTTTATGGAACCTAAAAGGCACCTTAGCTATTACCACCTACCAGGCTGGCAAACTTATATTTATCAGTTCAATAAATAATAAAGAAATAATCCAGCTCCCACGCCAGTTCAATAAGGCAATGGGTTTAGCAGTGCACCAGAATAAGCTAGCTGTAGCTACTCAATATGAAGTGCAAGTATTAGCTAACTCCAATGACCTTGCAAGGAATTACGGAACAAAACCTGGATCTTATGATGGGCTTTATCTTCCTCGTGCTACATACTATAGTGGAGAGATTGATCTGCATGATATGGCTTGGGGAAATGAAGGATTATGGGCAGTGAATACAAGATTCTCCTGTCTGAGTTTAATCAATGAAGATTATAGCTTTAAAAGCAAGTGGATTCCATCATTCATCACGGATCTCACTCCTGACGATAGATGTCACTTGAATGGTATGGCAATGGATAAAGGGAAACCAAAGTATGTAACAGCTTTAGGAACGACCAATAGCCCTAAAGCCTGGAGATCTAATGTCCTAAATGGCGGTGTATTGATAGATGTGGAGTCTAAAGAAATTATAGTAAAGGGCTTGCCAATGCCACATTCACCAAGACTTTATGATGGAAAGTTGTATGCCTTATGCTCTGCTACGGGTGAATTAATATGTATAGATACTTCTACAGGCAAGTATGATGTTGTTACTAAATTAAATGGTTTTTTAAGAGGCATGTGTAAAAAAGATGACATACTTTTTATCGGTTTATCAAAGATACGTCAGACCTCTAGTACATTTCGGGATTTGCCGATAACCCGGGAGCCTCTCTCCTGTGGCATTGCAGCAATTCACCTTCCAACCGGGAACAAGATTGGATATATTAATTATGAAAACAGTGTAGAAGAAATTTATGATGTACAATTCTTAGAAGATCTCCGAAGACCGGCTATTCTCAATACACTCAGAGAAGAACACCGCAGAGCTCTTGTAACAGAAACCAATTCTTTCTGGTCAATAAATGATTAG
- a CDS encoding DUF1801 domain-containing protein, whose translation MNKDTQEYNDLLSAEDKAISDLLAKEINRNLPEAENKIWHRHPVWFLNGNPIVGYSKLKNCVRLLFWSGQSFEEDGLQVEGSFKAAEVRYTSVEQVNKKDLKRWLEKSKVIQWDYKNIVKRKGVLERLI comes from the coding sequence ATGAATAAAGATACTCAAGAATACAATGATTTATTATCTGCTGAAGATAAAGCGATCAGCGATTTGCTGGCAAAGGAAATTAATCGCAATTTGCCTGAAGCTGAAAATAAAATATGGCATAGACATCCTGTATGGTTTTTAAACGGAAATCCTATTGTTGGTTATAGTAAGTTGAAAAATTGTGTCCGGTTATTGTTCTGGAGTGGACAATCATTTGAAGAAGATGGCTTGCAGGTGGAAGGAAGTTTTAAAGCTGCAGAAGTTCGATATACATCCGTAGAGCAAGTTAATAAAAAAGACCTGAAACGCTGGCTTGAGAAATCAAAAGTAATTCAGTGGGATTATAAGAATATTGTAAAGCGCAAAGGTGTCCTGGAGCGGTTAATCTAA